The Variovorax paradoxus genome window below encodes:
- a CDS encoding enoyl-CoA hydratase/isomerase family protein has product MTHSAIRLEYHGAEARLTLSRAATGNALTLPDIREARDAIAQAGSRPEVRVLRICAEGDQFCVGRAPEGGAPAAGQATSEDLRVRLVGPILALYRALHTLDIVSVAQVQGDAHGLGCALVAACDIAVASRTARFSLPEMSKDLPPTLALSALARKVQPKVAASMVLGLATLSADEAVRGGIVGEVVEHAALPGRVDEIVALLGARHPVALATVKRYLRAAQAADFDMCAEMAASMLAGAMPAIRAGAAH; this is encoded by the coding sequence ATGACCCATTCCGCCATCCGCCTTGAGTACCACGGTGCCGAGGCCCGCCTTACGCTGTCGCGGGCCGCGACTGGCAATGCCTTGACCTTGCCGGACATACGGGAGGCGCGGGATGCCATCGCCCAGGCCGGATCAAGACCAGAGGTCCGCGTGCTGCGTATTTGTGCGGAGGGCGATCAGTTCTGCGTGGGCCGAGCGCCCGAGGGCGGCGCACCCGCTGCGGGACAGGCGACCTCCGAAGACTTGCGTGTGCGTCTGGTCGGACCGATCCTTGCTCTCTACCGTGCATTGCATACGCTGGACATCGTGTCTGTGGCACAGGTGCAGGGCGATGCGCACGGCTTAGGCTGCGCGCTGGTTGCTGCCTGCGACATCGCTGTGGCATCGCGCACCGCGCGTTTCAGTCTGCCCGAGATGAGCAAGGACTTGCCGCCGACACTGGCGCTGTCTGCGCTGGCGCGCAAGGTGCAGCCCAAGGTCGCCGCCAGCATGGTGCTGGGCTTGGCGACATTGAGCGCCGACGAAGCGGTACGCGGCGGCATCGTCGGCGAAGTCGTGGAGCATGCCGCTTTGCCAGGACGTGTTGATGAGATCGTCGCTCTGCTTGGTGCTCGCCACCCGGTGGCGTTGGCCACCGTCAAGCGCTACTTGCGTGCAGCGCAGGCCGCGGATTTCGACATGTGCGCTGAGATGGCGGCCAGCATGCTCGCCGGCGCCATGCCTGCGATTCGTGCCGGTGCCGCCCACTGA
- a CDS encoding alpha/beta fold hydrolase produces the protein MTLHDFDLNGERLHVRVEGTPELPSVVFFHSLGLSSAMWASQFDALRDRYHLVAMDCRGHGRSSNRGGFSIGNCVDDAAAVMNVLGVRRAHLVGLSMGGLMAAELAARLDGACRSMVLACSYCTLAGPEAQARIESTREFLRDRGIAAFAQMYMDGTACASMEPAVKSEMVALIATMKMDDYLQTLQSILNDDARPALSRASGVRTLVLSGRLDRRVTPAALQMLKNAVPHASVVELDRAGHLANLEDPELFNRTLADFWSTAPG, from the coding sequence ATGACCCTGCACGACTTCGACCTCAACGGTGAGCGGCTGCATGTGCGCGTGGAAGGCACGCCTGAGCTGCCCAGCGTCGTCTTCTTCCACAGCCTGGGTCTTTCGTCCGCCATGTGGGCGTCACAGTTCGATGCCCTGCGAGACCGTTACCACCTGGTGGCCATGGATTGCAGAGGCCACGGGCGCTCCAGCAATCGGGGCGGCTTTTCGATCGGAAATTGCGTGGACGACGCTGCGGCGGTCATGAACGTATTGGGTGTTCGGCGGGCCCATCTGGTCGGCCTGTCGATGGGGGGACTGATGGCCGCTGAATTGGCCGCCCGCCTGGACGGCGCTTGCCGCAGCATGGTGCTGGCATGCAGCTACTGCACTTTGGCTGGCCCGGAGGCTCAAGCCCGCATCGAGTCCACACGTGAGTTCCTGCGCGACAGAGGTATAGCCGCATTCGCTCAGATGTACATGGACGGCACGGCCTGCGCGTCTATGGAGCCTGCGGTGAAATCAGAGATGGTTGCTCTCATCGCCACCATGAAGATGGATGACTATCTGCAAACGCTTCAGAGCATCCTGAACGACGACGCGAGGCCTGCCTTGTCGCGCGCGTCAGGCGTGCGAACGCTGGTGCTCAGCGGCAGGCTCGATCGGCGAGTCACGCCGGCCGCGCTGCAGATGCTCAAGAACGCAGTCCCTCATGCCAGCGTGGTGGAATTGGATAGGGCCGGCCACCTGGCCAATCTCGAGGATCCTGAACTGTTCAACCGCACGCTGGCGGACTTTTGGTCCACGGCGCCCGGGTGA
- a CDS encoding GMC family oxidoreductase N-terminal domain-containing protein, which translates to MNPLQSSEGPPMTGSELEFDYIVAGAGTAGCVLADRLTEDGRHSVLLLEAGPKDSMELLHVPAGFNYVAFDPRVIWDYRTDPEPGLAGRQITYMRGRVLGGSSSINAMVHVRGHSADYDGWAEAGCTGWDWQSVLPYFKRSERHVRGPSELHGDEGPVPVTRAPSHPACDVFIRSMVQAGIPPSDDFDGPSQEGAGYYHQPVEGGRRMSAARTYLKRARQRSKLTLLTGVVVQRIAWHGNVASGLTFRAADGRVCTARARREVILSAGTVGSTQILELSGVGDGARLQALGIDVHVHRPSVGENVQDHYQAPVVVGVRNLDTLNRYASGLGLASQVLRYYTRRNGLLASNAAPAGGFFRSSDAVDRPDLQMLFAPGSLDPSKHPRRLSKVPGVTAIMCALAPRSRGSIHIRSADADQHPAIVGHYMNHEYDRALMLNGLRWVRKFFEQPVWQDYGTFELAPGAQLQSDEDLLAFCRLKGDSVHHPVGACRMGADERSVVDLDLRVRGASRLRVIDASIMPRIIAGNTNAATLMIAEKGADLVLSETRRP; encoded by the coding sequence ATGAATCCACTGCAGTCATCTGAGGGGCCGCCGATGACCGGGAGCGAACTGGAATTCGACTACATCGTTGCAGGGGCCGGGACGGCCGGTTGCGTGTTAGCCGACCGTCTGACCGAAGACGGCCGCCACAGCGTGCTCCTGCTTGAAGCGGGACCGAAAGACTCGATGGAGTTGCTACACGTTCCTGCGGGTTTTAACTATGTCGCCTTCGATCCTCGCGTGATCTGGGACTACCGCACGGACCCTGAGCCGGGCCTCGCGGGACGGCAGATCACCTATATGCGGGGGCGCGTGCTCGGCGGATCGAGCAGCATCAACGCCATGGTTCACGTGCGGGGACATTCCGCGGACTACGACGGCTGGGCCGAAGCCGGCTGCACGGGGTGGGACTGGCAGAGCGTGCTGCCTTATTTCAAACGCAGCGAGCGCCATGTGCGTGGGCCGAGCGAGTTGCATGGCGACGAGGGGCCAGTGCCCGTAACGCGCGCGCCAAGCCATCCCGCTTGCGATGTATTCATTCGGTCGATGGTGCAAGCGGGTATTCCGCCTAGCGACGACTTCGACGGACCAAGCCAGGAGGGGGCTGGCTACTACCACCAACCGGTGGAGGGCGGACGGCGTATGAGCGCGGCACGTACCTACCTCAAGCGCGCGCGCCAGCGATCCAAGCTCACCCTGCTTACCGGCGTGGTCGTTCAGCGTATTGCGTGGCATGGCAATGTGGCGAGCGGACTCACGTTCCGCGCAGCCGACGGCCGCGTGTGCACTGCCCGTGCGCGTCGCGAGGTCATTCTTTCGGCCGGAACGGTAGGCAGTACCCAGATCCTCGAACTGTCGGGAGTGGGGGATGGGGCGCGCTTACAGGCCTTGGGGATCGACGTCCATGTGCACCGTCCCTCTGTGGGCGAGAACGTGCAGGACCACTACCAGGCGCCCGTAGTGGTGGGCGTCAGGAACCTCGATACGCTGAATCGCTATGCATCGGGTTTGGGCCTTGCAAGCCAGGTGCTTCGCTACTACACACGCCGCAATGGTCTGTTGGCGAGCAACGCTGCGCCTGCCGGTGGATTTTTTCGATCATCGGACGCGGTGGACCGCCCTGACTTGCAGATGTTGTTTGCACCCGGCTCGCTCGATCCATCCAAGCACCCCAGGCGGCTTTCGAAAGTGCCAGGCGTCACCGCCATCATGTGCGCGCTGGCTCCGCGCTCGCGCGGCAGCATTCACATCAGGAGCGCAGACGCGGATCAGCATCCGGCGATCGTGGGTCACTACATGAACCACGAGTACGACCGCGCGTTGATGCTCAACGGCTTGCGCTGGGTGAGGAAGTTCTTCGAGCAACCAGTCTGGCAGGACTACGGAACATTCGAGCTGGCGCCTGGTGCGCAGTTGCAAAGCGACGAAGACCTGCTGGCATTCTGTCGCCTAAAGGGCGACTCCGTGCACCATCCCGTAGGCGCCTGCCGCATGGGCGCAGACGAGCGCAGCGTGGTCGACCTCGATCTGCGCGTGCGCGGTGCGTCTCGCCTGCGTGTGATCGACGCATCCATCATGCCGCGCATCATCGCTGGCAACACCAACGCCGCTACGCTCATGATCGCTGAGAAGGGCGCCGATCTCGTGCTTTCGGAAACCAGGAGACCCTGA
- a CDS encoding (2Fe-2S)-binding protein, with protein sequence MNEKSIRCQINGKTMERSVEVRRTLGDFLRHDCGMTGTHYGCEHGVCGACTVLLDGRTARSCLTLAVQVDGHEITTVEGLSAPDGTLSVLQQAFHECHALQCGFCTPGMLATLTELLADHADPSEAQIRDALTGNLCRCTGYQPIVEAAQLAARRLRAAATPAHQEVN encoded by the coding sequence ATGAACGAAAAAAGCATTCGCTGCCAGATCAACGGCAAGACCATGGAGCGTAGCGTGGAAGTACGCCGAACGCTCGGTGATTTCCTACGCCATGACTGTGGAATGACCGGCACGCACTATGGTTGCGAGCATGGCGTCTGTGGCGCCTGCACCGTGCTGCTCGACGGGCGAACCGCGCGATCGTGCCTCACGCTCGCCGTGCAAGTCGATGGCCACGAAATCACCACCGTGGAGGGGCTTTCTGCTCCCGACGGAACGCTCTCGGTACTGCAACAGGCCTTTCATGAGTGCCATGCGCTGCAGTGCGGCTTCTGCACGCCCGGCATGCTGGCCACGTTGACCGAATTGCTCGCCGACCACGCGGATCCCAGCGAGGCACAGATCCGCGACGCGCTCACCGGCAACCTGTGCCGCTGCACGGGCTACCAACCGATCGTCGAGGCGGCTCAGTTGGCGGCGCGCCGCCTGCGCGCAGCGGCCACGCCGGCCCACCAAGAAGTGAATTGA
- a CDS encoding IclR family transcriptional regulator — MTPLPRPGTLSAAKQGSGAERETGTIARTVLVLRAVAQARQEPTMKELADTVNLPISTMHRLLELLMQEGMVERDDVTRTFRPGFEFFRLGSLVTHRMPLQAVARPFLDGAAREAGESSYLAMLDQRALKLVFISGVESGQMLDYRVPLNVPYALSTGSSGLAALAWLGSDKVDRVLANDDPLNRRDHPAIRRMLIEIRDQGYSHTRGQRISGAVGTFSPVFDGREQIVGTLGYTVPETRFQKKDRARLAGLAMHYAGELSRTLGYPGIWPRPASTYQDTTRDEKS; from the coding sequence ATGACACCGCTTCCCCGCCCCGGCACGCTGTCGGCAGCGAAGCAGGGTAGCGGCGCGGAACGTGAGACCGGCACGATCGCGCGCACCGTGCTCGTCCTGCGTGCGGTGGCGCAAGCGCGCCAGGAGCCCACCATGAAAGAGCTGGCTGACACGGTCAATCTTCCAATCTCGACGATGCACCGCTTGCTCGAGTTGCTGATGCAAGAGGGCATGGTCGAGCGCGATGACGTCACCCGCACGTTCCGGCCCGGCTTCGAATTCTTCCGGCTCGGATCGTTGGTGACGCATCGCATGCCGCTCCAGGCCGTTGCGCGGCCGTTTCTCGATGGCGCCGCGCGGGAAGCGGGCGAGTCCAGCTATCTGGCCATGCTCGACCAGCGCGCCTTGAAGCTGGTTTTCATCTCCGGCGTGGAGTCTGGCCAGATGCTCGACTACCGCGTACCGCTCAATGTGCCCTACGCGCTTTCGACGGGTTCGTCTGGACTGGCCGCGCTGGCCTGGTTGGGTAGCGACAAGGTCGACCGCGTGCTGGCGAACGATGACCCATTGAACCGGCGCGATCACCCGGCGATCCGGCGCATGCTGATCGAGATACGCGACCAGGGTTACTCGCACACCCGAGGCCAGCGCATCTCCGGAGCGGTCGGCACGTTTTCTCCGGTCTTCGACGGCCGCGAACAGATTGTCGGAACCCTCGGCTACACCGTTCCCGAGACCCGCTTCCAGAAAAAGGACCGCGCGCGGCTTGCCGGCCTGGCAATGCACTACGCCGGCGAGCTGTCGCGCACGCTGGGCTACCCGGGCATCTGGCCCAGGCCGGCATCCACCTACCAAGATACGACCAGAGACGAAAAATCATGA
- a CDS encoding thiolase family protein: MSHAKLRDVAVLGTGIIPFGKHRAVSVPHLARPAVIDALKESGLVRSDIEAMYCGSALSGMMAGQRVARETGLTGIPIVNNENACSSGATAFREAFIAVGSGQIDYAMVVGVEKLTRLGGGTLPLDEEDIEVANGQVMPGLYAMRAQRYLHDHGHSARDLAMVAVKSRRHGALTPYAQFRAPTTVEEVLASRPIADPLTLMQCCPTGDGAAAVVIGPADGARSALHPAVKVRGSHLASGRYLSGFRDMTIPEITLRCAGELYEEIALDPRDIDVLECHDAFTIAELLYYEALGLCPQGEAPRLLHGGVTSLGGRNVVNPSGGMLSKGHPVGASGTAQIVEIVRQLQGRCDARQVRGARLGLTHVTGGGTAGFDHGACCIHVFEA, from the coding sequence ATGAGCCACGCCAAACTTCGTGATGTGGCGGTGCTGGGCACCGGCATCATTCCATTCGGCAAGCATCGTGCGGTCTCGGTACCTCACCTAGCCCGTCCCGCCGTCATCGACGCGCTGAAAGAGTCGGGCTTGGTACGCAGCGACATCGAGGCCATGTACTGCGGCTCTGCCCTGTCCGGCATGATGGCAGGCCAGCGCGTGGCACGCGAAACAGGGCTCACGGGCATACCCATCGTCAACAACGAGAACGCATGCTCGTCTGGCGCAACGGCGTTCCGTGAGGCGTTCATCGCAGTCGGCAGCGGTCAGATCGACTATGCCATGGTGGTGGGCGTCGAGAAACTCACGCGCCTCGGTGGCGGCACGCTGCCACTGGACGAAGAAGACATCGAAGTGGCGAATGGCCAGGTGATGCCCGGGTTGTACGCAATGCGCGCGCAGCGCTACCTGCATGACCATGGCCACAGCGCCCGAGACTTGGCGATGGTGGCGGTGAAGTCCCGACGACACGGCGCGCTCACGCCTTATGCCCAGTTCCGTGCGCCCACGACAGTCGAGGAAGTGCTGGCCTCGCGCCCCATCGCCGACCCCCTGACCCTCATGCAGTGCTGTCCCACTGGCGATGGCGCGGCCGCGGTCGTCATCGGGCCGGCCGACGGCGCTCGCTCGGCCCTGCATCCGGCCGTGAAGGTGCGTGGCTCGCATCTGGCTTCGGGACGCTACCTCAGCGGATTTCGCGATATGACGATTCCAGAGATCACGCTGCGCTGCGCAGGCGAGCTTTACGAGGAGATTGCGCTGGATCCGCGGGACATCGACGTGCTCGAATGCCATGACGCCTTCACCATTGCCGAGCTGCTGTACTACGAAGCGTTGGGGCTCTGCCCGCAAGGCGAAGCGCCGCGCTTGCTGCACGGCGGTGTCACATCGCTGGGAGGGCGCAACGTTGTCAATCCCAGCGGTGGGATGTTGTCCAAAGGGCACCCAGTAGGTGCCAGCGGAACCGCACAGATCGTGGAGATCGTCCGGCAGCTGCAGGGCAGGTGCGACGCGCGGCAGGTGCGGGGTGCGCGACTGGGTCTCACGCACGTCACAGGTGGGGGCACGGCTGGCTTTGACCATGGCGCTTGTTGCATCCACGTCTTCGAGGCTTGA
- a CDS encoding xanthine dehydrogenase family protein subunit M — MKPSAFAYHAPTTIAEAMDLASTLDNAKLLAGGQTLMPMMNFRFVQPDHVIDLNTVSELQGIDLQKGRLQIGSMTRQRDIERSELVRRVAPLIPEAYELVSHPQIRNRGTLGGSLCHLDPASEQPCFLAAQGAELVLRSPRGERRVSMADWALGYLTPNLEDGEVLARIDIDLWPRGHGWSFTEYARRQGDYAIVGVAVLASCDAHRRITRLAVALCGIAAGPVRLSEVEAGALGREANEALIGEVAAAARAQDTVGDAHVSAEYRRHLAGVLSSRALRTAFERMQPSEDEGTS; from the coding sequence ATGAAACCCTCTGCATTCGCCTACCACGCGCCGACCACGATTGCCGAAGCCATGGACCTGGCCTCGACGCTGGACAACGCCAAACTCCTGGCTGGGGGGCAGACCCTGATGCCAATGATGAACTTTCGCTTCGTGCAGCCCGACCATGTCATCGATCTCAACACGGTCAGCGAGCTGCAAGGCATCGATCTGCAGAAAGGCAGATTGCAAATCGGCTCGATGACCCGTCAGCGCGACATCGAGCGATCAGAGCTGGTGCGCCGCGTTGCACCTCTGATTCCCGAAGCCTACGAGCTCGTCAGCCATCCGCAGATTCGCAACCGCGGCACGCTGGGTGGCAGCCTGTGCCATCTCGACCCAGCGTCAGAACAGCCCTGCTTCCTGGCCGCACAAGGAGCGGAACTCGTGCTGCGCAGCCCGCGCGGCGAGCGGCGCGTGTCCATGGCCGACTGGGCATTGGGTTATCTGACACCCAACCTTGAGGATGGCGAGGTGCTCGCGCGCATCGACATCGATCTTTGGCCACGTGGACATGGCTGGTCCTTTACCGAGTACGCGCGCCGTCAGGGCGACTACGCCATTGTCGGCGTGGCGGTGCTCGCCTCCTGCGATGCCCACCGACGTATCACCCGATTGGCGGTGGCTTTGTGCGGCATTGCCGCCGGACCCGTACGCCTCTCGGAAGTAGAGGCCGGTGCCCTGGGGCGCGAGGCCAACGAAGCGCTGATAGGGGAGGTAGCGGCGGCGGCACGCGCGCAGGACACCGTGGGCGACGCGCACGTGAGCGCCGAGTACCGACGCCACCTCGCGGGTGTCCTGAGCAGCAGAGCCCTGCGCACCGCCTTTGAGCGGATGCAACCGTCCGAAGATGAAGGAACATCATGA
- a CDS encoding CoA transferase — protein sequence MIDAKPAQPLKGVRVLDLTQFLSGPYGTMILADLGADVIKVEPPTGELSRTIPPNFVDGDSSYYLSVNRNKRSVVADMKTAEGVALVRSLAMRADVVVENFRPGVLPRLGLDYEGLVLEKPGLIWCSISGFGQDGPWRDWPAYDMVVQALSGGMSMTGQPDGEPVRAGIPLGDLSAGLYAVIGLLAALHERTLTGKGRWVDVAMLDCQLAMLSYQAAAFLHSGQIPGRQGAGHDSIPTYRSFIAGDGASVVVTANTEKMWRSLAKVLNVERLVHDPRFVTNAARFSNRDALWPLLEKAFLARTAAEWMPLLIADGIPAGVVNSLDRALLSDQAQARGMVLNLQTPDHSPRGKLQASVAGNPLKFVGASEATPTFPPALGEHTETVVNDWLHESTAVI from the coding sequence ATGATCGATGCCAAGCCTGCGCAGCCCTTGAAAGGTGTGCGTGTCCTTGACCTGACGCAGTTCCTGTCAGGTCCGTACGGAACCATGATCCTCGCCGACCTCGGCGCGGACGTGATCAAGGTGGAGCCGCCGACAGGTGAACTTTCGCGGACCATCCCGCCGAACTTCGTAGATGGCGATAGCAGCTACTACTTGAGCGTCAACCGTAACAAGCGCAGCGTCGTCGCCGACATGAAGACGGCCGAAGGCGTCGCGCTTGTGCGCTCGCTCGCTATGCGTGCTGACGTGGTGGTGGAGAATTTCCGCCCGGGCGTGCTGCCGCGATTGGGTTTGGACTACGAAGGCCTCGTCCTCGAGAAGCCCGGGCTCATCTGGTGCTCGATCTCCGGCTTCGGCCAAGACGGACCCTGGCGCGACTGGCCCGCATATGACATGGTGGTCCAGGCGCTCTCGGGCGGAATGAGTATGACGGGACAGCCGGATGGCGAGCCTGTTCGCGCCGGGATTCCGCTTGGCGACCTGTCGGCGGGCCTTTACGCCGTGATCGGCTTGCTGGCGGCCTTGCATGAGCGCACCCTCACCGGCAAGGGCCGCTGGGTCGATGTGGCTATGCTTGACTGCCAGCTCGCGATGCTGAGCTATCAAGCGGCAGCCTTCCTGCACTCCGGGCAGATTCCTGGACGACAGGGTGCGGGCCATGACTCCATTCCCACGTACAGGAGCTTCATCGCAGGCGACGGCGCGAGCGTGGTCGTGACGGCCAACACCGAGAAGATGTGGCGATCTCTCGCCAAAGTATTGAACGTGGAAAGGCTCGTGCACGACCCGCGCTTCGTGACCAATGCCGCACGCTTTTCAAACAGGGATGCTCTCTGGCCGCTTCTGGAGAAGGCCTTTCTTGCGCGCACTGCGGCCGAATGGATGCCGCTGCTCATCGCAGACGGCATTCCGGCTGGCGTTGTGAATTCGCTGGATCGGGCGCTGCTCAGTGATCAGGCGCAGGCGCGTGGCATGGTGCTGAACCTTCAGACTCCCGATCACAGCCCGCGCGGCAAGCTTCAGGCAAGCGTGGCTGGGAATCCGCTGAAATTCGTGGGTGCCAGCGAAGCCACGCCCACGTTCCCCCCTGCACTCGGTGAGCACACCGAAACAGTGGTGAATGACTGGTTGCATGAATCCACTGCAGTCATCTGA
- a CDS encoding xanthine dehydrogenase family protein, which yields MDITDAKQIGTGHDYVGKRVQRTEDRKLLQGQGSFVDDLKIPGTLHAAVLRSPFAHARVLRIDVSAARTMAGVVAVYTFAELQESARVGIPILVPNPAIRQMHAQRLLAHEEVFTVGDPVAFVVADNRYLAEDACALIEVEYEELPVSANAIDALKPGAALAHAGAPDNIAAHVTMAYGDAAAAFENAPVVVTDTFWQNRGSAHPMEARGYMAESHASTGQLTVWSSGQAPHLEKRVLVDLLEWDPEKLRVIMNDVGGGFGPKGMFYPEEALVCIAARDLRRPVKWIEDRREHFLTAMQERDQWWTISLALDLDGGIRGAKLEMVHDNGAYLPWGIIMPWIGVTTTPGPYVIPSMSVDLKVVLTNKGGTSPVRGAARPQAVFAMERILDRAAARLGMDRAQIRERNFIQPEQMPYDVGFIYRDGKPMRYDSGDYPATQAAALARANYAGFPERQRQARAEGRYIGIGVANYVEGTGLGPFEGATVRVQQNGRVSVLTGAAPQGQGHHTTFMQICAQELNLPMDRVDVITADTGVISMGVGTFASRITVTAGNSVYLAARKVRERLLSLAAFIMQCDVSSLALGEARVHLVADPARSMGFGELARIAQGMPGFSFPEGLKGGLEETQYFSPAQSTFCNGTAVVELEVDKHTGQTRIINYVMAHDCGNLINPLIVDGQVQGAVAHGIGNATLEWMQYDENAQPVTTNFGEYLMPMATDVPRVDTVHLETPSPLNPLGVKGAGEGGTIPAAAAIISAIENALGEFRLELKNSPTVPQDLFEQLLAAGAYSEGSAA from the coding sequence ATGGACATCACCGACGCCAAACAGATCGGCACCGGCCACGACTACGTGGGCAAACGCGTGCAACGCACCGAAGATCGGAAGCTGCTGCAAGGCCAGGGCAGTTTTGTCGACGACCTCAAGATCCCCGGCACGCTGCACGCAGCAGTGTTGCGCAGCCCCTTCGCGCACGCCCGGGTGTTGCGCATCGACGTTTCTGCGGCCAGGACCATGGCCGGCGTGGTGGCGGTCTACACCTTTGCCGAGTTGCAGGAGTCCGCTCGTGTAGGCATCCCGATCCTCGTGCCCAACCCGGCCATTCGCCAGATGCACGCGCAGCGGTTGCTCGCGCATGAGGAAGTGTTCACCGTCGGTGATCCAGTGGCTTTTGTGGTGGCGGACAACCGCTACCTCGCCGAGGACGCGTGCGCGCTCATCGAGGTGGAATACGAAGAACTTCCAGTCTCGGCCAACGCCATCGACGCGCTCAAGCCCGGTGCGGCGCTGGCCCATGCCGGCGCGCCCGATAACATTGCAGCGCACGTGACCATGGCCTACGGCGATGCTGCCGCCGCTTTCGAAAATGCTCCGGTGGTGGTCACCGACACCTTTTGGCAAAACCGCGGCTCCGCTCATCCTATGGAAGCACGCGGCTACATGGCAGAGTCGCACGCCAGCACGGGTCAGCTCACGGTGTGGTCGTCGGGCCAGGCCCCCCACCTGGAAAAGCGAGTCCTCGTGGACCTGTTGGAATGGGATCCCGAAAAGCTGCGCGTCATCATGAACGATGTCGGCGGCGGGTTTGGGCCAAAGGGGATGTTCTATCCCGAAGAGGCCCTGGTGTGCATCGCCGCGCGGGACCTGCGCCGGCCGGTGAAGTGGATCGAAGACCGGCGCGAACACTTTCTCACCGCGATGCAGGAACGCGACCAGTGGTGGACGATCTCCCTCGCGCTCGACTTAGACGGCGGAATTCGCGGTGCCAAGCTCGAGATGGTGCATGACAACGGGGCCTACCTGCCGTGGGGCATCATCATGCCGTGGATCGGTGTGACCACGACTCCCGGTCCCTATGTCATTCCGTCGATGTCGGTGGATCTCAAGGTGGTGCTCACCAACAAAGGCGGGACGTCGCCTGTAAGGGGCGCGGCCCGTCCCCAGGCCGTGTTCGCCATGGAGCGAATCCTGGATCGCGCCGCCGCACGGCTCGGCATGGACCGCGCCCAAATCCGCGAACGCAACTTCATCCAGCCTGAGCAGATGCCCTATGACGTAGGGTTCATCTATCGCGACGGCAAACCCATGCGCTATGACAGTGGCGACTATCCAGCTACCCAAGCCGCCGCGCTGGCGCGGGCGAACTACGCGGGGTTTCCCGAGCGTCAGCGCCAGGCGCGCGCCGAGGGTCGCTACATCGGCATAGGAGTGGCGAACTACGTTGAAGGCACAGGTCTCGGGCCGTTCGAGGGCGCTACGGTGCGCGTTCAGCAGAACGGCCGGGTAAGCGTGCTGACCGGAGCCGCGCCGCAGGGACAGGGCCATCACACCACCTTCATGCAGATCTGCGCGCAAGAGCTCAACCTTCCAATGGACCGGGTGGACGTCATCACCGCCGACACGGGCGTCATTTCGATGGGTGTCGGCACGTTTGCAAGCCGCATCACCGTGACCGCTGGAAACTCTGTCTACTTGGCTGCTCGCAAGGTGCGGGAACGCTTGCTGAGCTTGGCAGCATTCATCATGCAGTGCGACGTGTCCTCGCTTGCTTTGGGTGAGGCTCGCGTGCATCTGGTTGCCGATCCTGCCAGGAGCATGGGCTTCGGCGAACTCGCGCGCATCGCGCAGGGCATGCCTGGATTCTCGTTCCCAGAAGGGCTTAAAGGCGGGCTGGAGGAGACTCAGTATTTCTCGCCCGCGCAAAGCACCTTCTGCAACGGTACGGCGGTGGTGGAACTCGAAGTCGACAAGCACACCGGCCAGACGCGGATCATCAACTACGTGATGGCGCACGACTGCGGCAACCTCATCAATCCCCTTATCGTTGATGGGCAGGTGCAGGGGGCGGTGGCCCATGGTATCGGCAACGCGACGCTGGAGTGGATGCAGTACGACGAGAACGCACAGCCAGTCACCACCAACTTCGGCGAGTACCTGATGCCCATGGCGACGGATGTGCCACGCGTGGACACCGTGCACCTTGAAACGCCTTCGCCCCTCAATCCACTGGGTGTCAAGGGCGCAGGCGAAGGTGGGACTATTCCGGCTGCGGCGGCGATCATCAGCGCCATCGAGAACGCCCTCGGTGAATTCCGTCTGGAGCTCAAAAACTCGCCGACAGTTCCTCAGGACCTCTTCGAGCAACTGCTGGCCGCCGGGGCTTACAGCGAAGGGAGCGCTGCATGA